In the genome of Misgurnus anguillicaudatus chromosome 11, ASM2758022v2, whole genome shotgun sequence, one region contains:
- the cyp17a1 gene encoding steroid 17-alpha-hydroxylase/17,20 lyase, with amino-acid sequence MSEHHIMPWFICSCLFSAVTLAVLYLKRKMNGFLPGNRFAPSLPSLPIIGSILSLKSDVAPHIHFQQLQKKYGNLYSLMMGSHKVLIVNNHHHAKEVLIKKGKIFSGRPRTVTTDLLTRGGKDIAFADYSSTWKFHRKMVHGALCMFGEGSVSIEKIICREASSMCQILTKTQNSAVDLAPELTRAVTNVVCALCFSSSYNRGDAEFESMLQYSQGIVDTVAKDSLVDIFPWLQMFPNKDLRILRQCVSIRDKLLKRKYEEHKLNYSDNIQRDLMDALLRAKRSSENNNTHDVSLTEDHILMTVGDIFGAGVETTTTVLKWSIAYLVHNPQVQKKIQEELDAKIGKDRHPQLCDRGNLPYLEATIREVLRIRPVSPLLIPHVALQDSSVGEYTVQKGTRVIINLWSIHHDEKEWKNPELFDPERFLNEQGDGLRCPSASYLPFGAGVRVCLGEALAKMELFLFLAWILQRFSLEMPTSQPLPDLQGKFGVVLQPMKFKVIAKLRKDWENLPQTEKC; translated from the exons ATGTCAGAGCACCACATCATGCCATGGTTCATTTGTTCATGTCTGTTTTCTGCAGTAACTTTGGCAGTACTGTatctaaaaagaaaaatgaatggATTTCTGCCAGGCAACAGATTCGCTCCAAGCCTTCCCTCGCTGCCTATCATTGGAAGTATTCTTAGTCTCAAGAGTGACGTTGCTCCACACATCCACTTTCAGCAGCTTCAGAAGAAATATGGAAATCTTTATTCTCTCATGATGGGTTCCCATAAAGTTCTTATTGTGAACAACCATCATCATGCAAAAGAGGTCCTGatcaaaaaaggaaaaatattttcaGGAAGGCCAAGAACT GTTACAACAGACTTGTTAACTCGAGGTGGAAAAGATATTGCATTTGCCGACTACAGTTCCACATGGAAGTTCCATCGGAAGATGGTGCATGGGGCTCTCTGCATGTTTGGCGAGGGATCAGTTTCTATTGAGAAGATAA TTTGCAGAGAGGCGAGCTCCATGTGTCAAATTCTGACTAAGACTCAGAACAGTGCAGTGGATCTGGCACCAGAGCTGACACGTGCCGTCACAAATGTGGTTTGTGCCCTGTGTTTCAGCTCCTCATATAATCGTGGGGATGCTGAGTTTGAGTCTATGCTCCAGTACAGCCAGGGAATCGTAGATACGGTTGCTAAAGACAGCTTGGTGGATATTTTCCCATGGCTGCAG ATGTTCCCTAATAAAGACCTCAGAATCTTAAGACAATGCGTTTCCATCAGAGACAAACTGCTTAAAAGAAAATACGAGGAGCACAAG TTGAATTACAGTGATAACATCCAACGCGACCTGATGGATGCGCTGTTGAGGGCCAAGCGCAGTTCTGAGAATAACAACACTCATGATGTTAGTTTGACTGAAGATCACATTTTAATGACTGTGGGGGACATTTTTGGGGCAGGGGTGGAAACCACTACCACTGTCCTGAAATGGTCAATAGCATACCTAGTCCATAATCCACAG GTTCAGAAAAAGATTCAGGAGGAGCTAGACGCTAAGATTGGAAAAGACAGACACCCTCAGCTCTGTGACAGAGGAAATTTGCCTTATCTCGAGGCCACTATAAGAGAAGTGCTAAGAATCCGACCCGTTTCCCCGCTCCTGATCCCTCACGTGGCACTCCAGGACTCCAG TGTGGGGGAGTACACTGTGCAGAAAGGGACACGAGTCATTATTAACCTGTGGTCTATACATCACGACGAGAAAGAGTGGAAAAATCCGGAGCTGTTCGACCCAG AAAGATTTTTGAATGAGCAGGGCGATGGTTTGCGATGTCCATCAGCAAGCTACCTGCCTTTCGGCGCAGGAGTGCGCGTTTGTCTGGGCGAAGCTCTGGCAAAGATGGAACTCTTTCTCTTTTTGGCATG
- the borcs7 gene encoding BLOC-1-related complex subunit 7 isoform X2, which yields MASTETQPRFGQSVKGLLSDKVSSCSGDVIALTRQVLKGSRSQELLSQAARNMVIQEDAILHSEDARGYSKECGTLKKPAGPAETFNEIMGL from the exons ATGGCTTCCACCGAAACACAACCTCGTTTCGGGCAATCTGTTAAAGGTTTATTGTCTGATAAAGTCAGTTCTTGTAGTGGAGATGTGATTGCTTTAACCCGCCAAGTGTTAAAAGGATCCCGCAGCCAAGAA TTACTCAGCCAGGCAGCgagaaacatggtcattcaagAAGATGCCATTCTGCACTCTGAAGAT GCAAGAGGCTATTCAAAAGAA TGTGGAACACTCAAAAAACCTGCAGGACCAGCTGAGACATTTAATGAAATAATGGGGCTGTGA
- the borcs7 gene encoding BLOC-1-related complex subunit 7 isoform X1 yields MASTETQPRFGQSVKGLLSDKVSSCSGDVIALTRQVLKGSRSQELLSQAARNMVIQEDAILHSEDSLRKMSIITTHLQYQQEAIQKNVEHSKNLQDQLRHLMK; encoded by the exons ATGGCTTCCACCGAAACACAACCTCGTTTCGGGCAATCTGTTAAAGGTTTATTGTCTGATAAAGTCAGTTCTTGTAGTGGAGATGTGATTGCTTTAACCCGCCAAGTGTTAAAAGGATCCCGCAGCCAAGAA TTACTCAGCCAGGCAGCgagaaacatggtcattcaagAAGATGCCATTCTGCACTCTGAAGAT AGTCTACGGAAAATGTCTATCATAACGACCCACTTGCAATATCA GCAAGAGGCTATTCAAAAGAA TGTGGAACACTCAAAAAACCTGCAGGACCAGCTGAGACATTTAATGAAATAA